The Kluyveromyces lactis strain NRRL Y-1140 chromosome D complete sequence genome has a window encoding:
- the CTA1 gene encoding catalase A (highly similar to uniprot|P15202 Saccharomyces cerevisiae YDR256C CTA1 Catalase A breaks down hydrogen peroxide in the peroxisomal matrix formed by acyl-CoA oxidase (Pox1p) during fatty acid beta-oxidation) — protein sequence MGHPTNTADVRKDRVVTNSQGAPINEPFATQRVGQHGPLLLQDFNLLDSLAHFNRERIPERNPHAHGSGAFGYLEITDDITDVCGSAMFDTVGKRTRCLVRFSTVGGEKGSADTARDPRGFAIKFYSEEGNVDWVNNNTPVFFIRDPSKFPHFIHTQKRNPETNMKDADMFWDFLTTEENQVAIHQVMILFSDRGTPASYRNMNSYSGHTYKWSNKQGEWRYVQVHLKTDQGIKNLNNEEATKLAGENPDYCQKDLFENIAKGNYPSWTLYIQTMTEEEAEKLPFSVFDLTKVWPHKQFPLRRVGKMVLNENPENYFAQVEQAAFSPSHTVPYQEASADPVLQARLFSYPDAHRYRLGPNYSQIPVNCPYASKVFNPAIRDGPMNVNGNLGKEPNYLSTSKKYQFIQQSKPIQQHQEVWSGPAMPVHWATSPGDIDFVQARDLYNKVLSKQPGQQKALAHNVAVHVASACPEIQDRVFAMFARVDRGLSENIKKEALSLSPRKAAALNAKL from the coding sequence ATGGGCCATCCTACTAATACTGCGGATGTTAGGAAAGACCGTGTGGTCACAAACTCTCAAGGTGCTCCAATTAATGAACCATTTGCTACGCAACGTGTAGGACAGCATGGTCCTTTGTTGTTGCAGGATTTTAACCTTCTTGATTCGTTAGCTCATTTCAACAGAGAACGGATTCCAGAACGTAACCCTCATGCTCATGGATCAGGTGCGTTTGGGTACTTAGAAATTACAGATGATATCACGGACGTGTGCGGTTCAGCGATGTTCGATACCGTGGGGAAGAGAACGCGATGCCTTGTTAGATTTAGTACTGTTGGTGGTGAGAAGGGTTCTGCCGATACGGCACGTGACCCAAGAGGGTTCGCTATCAAGTTCTATAGTGAAGAAGGGAATGTCGACTGGGTCAACAACAACACGCCagtcttcttcatcagagATCCTTCTAAGTTCCCACATTTCATTCATACTCAAAAGAGAAACCCAGAAACCAATATGAAGGATGCTGACATGTTTTGGGACTTTTTGACGACAGAGGAGAATCAAGTCGCAATTCATCAAGTGATGATCTTGTTCTCCGATCGTGGTACTCCAGCTTCTTATCGTAACATGAACAGTTACTCGGGTCATACTTACAAATGGTCTAACAAGCAAGGTGAATGGCGCTACGTGCAAGTGCATTTGAAGACAGATCAAGGTATTAAGAACTTGAACAACGAGGAGGCGACTAAGTTGGCTGGTGAAAACCCTGACTACTGTCAAAAggatttgtttgaaaacatCGCCAAGGGTAATTACCCATCTTGGACCCTTTACATTCAAACTATGACCGAAGAAGAGGCAGAAAAATTGCCATTCTCTGTATTCGATCTAACAAAAGTTTGGCCTCATAAGCAGTTCCCATTGCGTCGTGTAGGTAAGATggttttgaatgaaaatcCAGAAAATTACTTCGCTCAAGTGGAACAGGCTGCATTCTCCCCATCGCACACCGTCCCATACCAAGAAGCTTCTGCTGACCCTGTCTTACAAGCACGTTTGTTCTCTTATCCAGATGCCCATCGTTACAGATTAGGCCCTAACTATTCTCAAATCCCTGTTAATTGTCCATATGCATCGAAGGTTTTCAACCCAGCTATCAGAGATGGCCCAATGAACGTTAACGGCAATTTGGGCAAAGAGCCAAACTATTTGTCTACTTCTAAGAAGTACCAATTCATTCAACAATCAAAGCcaattcaacaacatcaaGAAGTATGGTCTGGGCCTGCAATGCCTGTACATTGGGCAACCTCACCAGGAGACATCGATTTCGTTCAAGCCAGAGACTTGTATAACAAAGTGTTGAGCAAACAGCCAGGTCAACAAAAGGCATTGGCCCACAATGTCGCAGTACACGTAGCAAGTGCATGCCCTGAAATCCAAGACCGTGTATTTGCCATGTTTGCAAGAGTCGACCGTGGTCTATCtgaaaacatcaaaaagGAAGCTCTGAGCTTATCCCCAAGAAAGGCTGCTGCATTGAATGCAAAGTTATAG
- the ELC1 gene encoding elongin C (similar to uniprot|O13292 Saccharomyces cerevisiae YPL046C ELC1 Elongin C forms heterodimer with Ela1p that participates in transcription elongation expression dramatically upregulated during sporulation widely conserved among eukaryotes): MEEISLVSSTGDSRTVNRDVAMQSPTLKRMLESSFIESQGTIKLEEFDTRILDKVIEYMEYSYKYKDADDDVEVPEFNVSPDISLDLLLAADYLGI, encoded by the coding sequence atggaagaaatatcGTTGGTCAGTAGTACAGGTGATAGTCGTACTGTGAATAGAGATGTTGCTATGCAATCTCCTacattgaaaagaatgttGGAATCATCGTTTATTGAATCGCAAGGCACTATAAAGCTTGAAGAGTTCGACACTAGAATACTAGATAAGGTTATTGAATACATGGAATACTCGTATAAGTACAAGGATGCTGATGACGACGTTGAAGTTCCTGAGTTCAACGTTTCTCCTGATATTTCGTTAGATTTATTATTAGCTGCTGATTATTTGGGTATATGA
- the SGF11 gene encoding SAGA histone acetyltransferase complex subunit SGF11 (similar to uniprot|Q03067 Saccharomyces cerevisiae YPL047W SGF11 11kDa subunit of the SAGA histone acetyltransferase complex involved in regulation of transcription of a subset of SAGA-regulated genes): protein MTASLTTDSVADSIYQNILTSIIQDIISRQTVKRKLLKLQFPDAKPYYADPSGTLDIHGKAKQADSAVYIECNVCGREVSGNRFAAHLVRCLSRGRR from the coding sequence ATGACTGCTTCTTTGACCACAGATTCGGTTGCCGATTCCATATATCAGAACATTCTTACTTCTATCATCCAAGATATCATCTCGCGTCAAACAGTGAAGAGAAAGCTTCTGAAACTGCAATTCCCGGATGCTAAACCGTATTACGCTGACCCGTCAGGAACATTGGATATACACGGTAAGGCAAAGCAAGCAGACTCCGCCGTTTACATCGAATGTAATGTCTGTGGACGGGAAGTTAGTGGGAACAGGTTCGCTGCTCATCTCGTTAGATGCTTATCACGTGGTAGAAGGTGA
- a CDS encoding uncharacterized protein (conserved hypothetical protein) — translation MNVYSLFLALALDVVSGFEYGPQYSTNFITDLDHTREGKAHRNELFLGFQESSSMWFYTTLAPMLWDTVARWYGIGEKSAKSQQWIWDKFQEALKPLQQGIIGSSTNDNTIVSPVGNVLSTMYDEKIGKGPISQTQFREIASEIADHVIAGHETTGITLTYICWELSRPCNRHWQDKLFEECKTVPSDLQRLDQMPILHSIVQEACRLHSAIPGSEPRYVPQEGPKFEATLRDKHGTRVEIPPGTIVSCQPWSLHLLETPFGANPRQFNPARWLRDETTGETEQEYEKRLTKMNNSMFTFGQGNRMCLGMNLALMEMKYCIAQLYSRYTTDISPEWCNKVYQQQTDSLMGTSGRGRATSIKGTDVDMMRMADTYTTRPLMNECWLEFSSRD, via the coding sequence ATGAACGTgtattctttgtttttggCTCTTGCCTTGGATGTCGTATCTGGGTTTGAATATGGGCCACAGTACAGTACGAATTTCATTACGGATCTGGATCATACCCGTGAGGGGAAAGCTCATCGGAACGAGTTATTCCTAGGGTTCCAAGAGAGTAGTAGCATGTGGTTTTATACAACACTGGCCCCAATGCTATGGGACACTGTAGCAAGATGGTATGGGATTGGTGAGAAATCGGCCAAATCTCAACAATGGATATGGGATAAATTTCAGGAGGCATTAAAACCGTTACAGCAGGGAATCATAGGGTCATCTACCAATGATAACACGATAGTATCACCTGTGGGTAACGTACTATCCACGATGTATGATGAGAAAATCGGAAAGGGACCAATCTCTCAAACACAATTCAGAGAGATAGCAAGTGAAATCGCAGATCATGTGATAGCGGGCCACGAGACTACTGGTATCACCTTGACTTACATATGTTGGGAACTTTCAAGACCTTGTAACAGACACTGGCAAGATAAACTGTTTGAAGAGTGTAAAACAGTACCATCGGATTTACAACGTTTAGACCAAATGCCGATTCTTCACAGTATTGTCCAAGAGGCATGTAGACTCCATTCGGCGATCCCGGGCAGCGAGCCCAGATACGTCCCACAAGAGGGGCCCAAATTCGAAGCTACACTAAGGGATAAACACGGAACCCGTGTAGAAATTCCACCGGGGACCATAGTATCATGCCAACCATGGTCGTTACACCTACTAGAAACACCATTCGGTGCCAATCCAAGACAATTCAATCCGGCAAGATGGTTAAGGGACGAAACAACAGGGGAAACCGAACAAGAGTACGAGAAAAGGTTAACGAAAATGAACAATTCCATGTTCACTTTCGGACAAGGAAACAGAATGTGTCTTGGCATGAACCTTGCATTGATGGAGATGAAATACTGCATAGCACAGCTGTATTCAAGGTACACCACTGATATTTCTCCCGAATGGTGCAACAAGGTGTACCAGCAACAGACAGATTCGTTGATGGGGACAAGTGGACGTGGCAGAGCCACGTCCATCAAAGGAACGGACGTCGACATGATGAGAATGGCAGACACCTACACTACAAGACCCTTAATGAACGAATGCTGGCTTGAATTTTCATCACGTGACTAA
- the DIG1 gene encoding Dig1p (conserved hypothetical protein), whose protein sequence is MPMTDQMPSPPSIEISDSQYQKLGLQCISPGIATANLDDERLQTFNKSKYIAMQQKRQIRRMNLDSVTINEDEHEHEHEQENEQDEEQDDEKEHEKEHEQDEDQEQEQDDENTKLAEKAGTSIKNNNNITASDLETDKSSSSNSIDGTTTPGTETSINTSKSQSKSLKRNNIPKPLTLKSKQNTPNGSLPNIRSAPPMVTRHPIPSSHTFSQRTSRVSKPRVIYKGRSLTRNLAGQIPMFQTSSPIVPRPLMRHQYAPMTAYPTTTAPPHTQRSFEQFVSNPIRATNSVTRDVFKDETTRIAPLSVQPKSTKREFFDAIEIEDHSNNVVIEGDIQLMMENFQFHFDSTDPQMDKKLFLSICSKIWDDVVSRE, encoded by the coding sequence ATGCCAATGACAGATCAAATGCCCTCACCACCAAGTATAGAAATTTCTGATTCGCAGTACCAGAAGCTTGGATTGCAGTGTATCTCGCCAGGGATAGCGACTGCTAATTTGGATGACGAACGGTTGCAAACGTTTAACAAATCGAAGTACATTGCGATGCAGCAGAAGAGACAGATCAGGCGTATGAATTTGGATTCTGTAACGATAAATGAGGATGAGCATGAACACGAGCATGAGCAAGAAAACGAGCAAGACGAAGAGCAAGATGACGAGAAAGAACACGAAAAAGAACATGAACAGGATGAAGaccaagaacaagaacaagatgatgaaaacacGAAACTTGCTGAGAAAGCTGGTACCAGcatcaaaaataataataatattacaGCCTCAGACCTGGAAACTGACAAATCATCCTCAAGTAATTCGATAGATGGTACCACCACTCCTGGTACCGAGACTTCAATCAACACTTCCAAGAGTCAATccaaatcattgaaaagaaataacaTACCAAAACCACTTACGTTAAAATCAAAGCAAAATACACCTAATGGATCATTACCCAATATAAGGTCAGCTCCACCGATGGTAACAAGACATCCAATTCCAAGTTCACATACATTCTCACAAAGAACCAGCAGAGTGTCGAAACCAAGAGTCATTTATAAAGGCCGGTCTTTGACCAGAAACTTAGCGGGCCAAATTCCGATGTTTCAAACTTCGTCACCCATCGTGCCGCGTCCCCTGATGAGACATCAATATGCGCCAATGACAGCTTACCCTACAACCACCGCACCACCTCACACCCAACGTAGTTTCGAACAATTCGTGTCGAACCCTATCAGAGCCACTAATTCAGTGACAAGGGACGTTTTCAAGGATGAAACTACAAGAATTGCTCCATTAAGCGTACAACCTAAATCCACCAAGAGAGAATTCTTTGATGCCATTGAAATCGAAGACCATAGCAACAACGTCGTCATAGAAGGCGATATACAACTGATGATGGAAAATTTCCAATTCCATTTCGATTCAACGGACCCTCAAATGGATAAGAAGCTCTTCCTCAGCATTTGTTCCAAAATATGGGACGATGTAGTAAGCAGGGAATAG
- the KGD4 gene encoding alpha-ketoglutarate dehydrogenase subunit KGD4 (similar to uniprot|P19955 Saccharomyces cerevisiae YFR049W YMR31 Mitochondrial ribosomal protein of the small subunit): MRASTLNLAKAVKYVPSIKFVGGPHPVVTHSAADAGLHPCTVDSLRPGAPGCSTVEEVAKKWLPFKVVPYVNSNKSASGKGSSTKAAGNSPKYVFKNRPLEENEVGSISQLPPRFKLRPMDEQEIEIINGGGI, encoded by the coding sequence ATGCGTGCTTCCACTCTTAACTTGGCTAAAGCAGTCAAATATGTTCCTTCAATCAAGTTTGTTGGCGGCCCTCACCCTGTAGTGACCCATTCTGCTGCGGATGCTGGTTTACATCCTTGTACCGTTGACTCACTAAGGCCTGGTGCTCCCGGTTGTTCTACGGTCGAAGAAGTCGCAAAGAAATGGCTTCCATTCAAGGTGGTTCCATACGTGAACTCAAATAAGAGTGCTTCCGGTAAGGGTTCCTCTACTAAAGCTGCTGGTAATTCACCAAAATATGTGTTTAAAAACAGAcctttggaagaaaatgaagTTGGATCCATATCACAATTACCCCCAAGATTCAAACTGAGACCTATGGACGAACAAGAGATAGAAATCATTAACGGAGGTGGTATATGA
- the CAM1 gene encoding translation elongation factor EF1B gamma (similar to uniprot|P29547 Saccharomyces cerevisiae YPL048W CAM1 Translational cofactor elongation factor-1 gamma participates in the regulation of GTP-binding protein EF-1 alpha may play a redundant role in the regulation of protein synthesis or another GTP-dependent process) — MSQGTLFANFRIRTWLPRAIVKSLSLDVKILEPESNVEYWSKLFPLKKVPCYVGSDGFKLTQQLAILVYLVNLSDNNAEIQRLLGKGNKEKAEVLQWLSLANTDLCLAFTRGAFPLNGRSPYNKKQVDDAYAELDRLVQRYEQRLNDHKYLVGDRASLADYLSAIIFTRIFETLYGKKWREEHAKLTQWFTNITEDPFVSFLWEGITLCDEPLPNPPTK; from the coding sequence ATGTCACAAGGCACATTGTTTGCGAATTTCCGTATTAGAACCTGGTTACCTCGCGCAATTGTGAAAAGCTTGAGTTTGGACGTTAAGATCTTGGAGCCAGAGAGCAACGTAGAGTACTGGTCTAAGTTGTTcccattgaagaaagttcCATGTTACGTTGGTTCTGATGGGTTTAAGTTAACGCAACAGCTTGCAATCTTAGTTTACTTGGTCAACTTGAGCGATAACAATGCTGAGATCCAGCGTCTACTAGGTAAGGGCAACAAGGAAAAAGCTGAGGTGTTGCAATGGCTATCTCTTGCCAATACAGACTTGTGCCTAGCTTTTACTCGCGGTGCATTCCCGTTGAACGGCAGAAGCCCTTACAATAAGAAACAAGTGGATGACGCATATGCAGAATTGGACAGACTTGTCCAAAGGTACGAACAACGTTTGAACGACCACAAGTACCTCGTTGGTGACCGTGCGTCCCTTGCAGATTATTTGAGTGCTATTATTTTCACTAGGATCTTCGAGACTTTGTACGGAAAGAAATGGCGTGAAGAACATGCAAAGTTGACGCAATGGTTCACTAATATCACTGAAGATCCATTCGTGTCTTTCTTATGGGAGGGTATTACACTCTGCGACGAACCATTGCCAAACCCACCAACCAAATGA
- the PDE1 gene encoding 3',5'-cyclic-nucleotide phosphodiesterase PDE1 (similar to uniprot|P22434 Saccharomyces cerevisiae YGL248W PDE1 Low-affinity cyclic AMP phosphodiesterase controls glucose and intracellular acidification-induced cAMP signaling target of the cAMP-protein kinase A (PKA) pathway glucose induces transcription and inhibits translation): MSTYPGCSFELTILGSCGGPLNNHTQSFLMKRAGSSESGYICIDAGSGLAEIADMIYAQEYGNTFLVKSLYKSSAEDVSRFLAQGVRCTIGFGTPSEVFLKKSAEAHSSIMRTACEIFSEVREYYITHPHLDHMMGLILNAPLIYTKLGSYKNVYGTEHTIQAIKEHIFNDKIWPDFTTDNTIRLEALEPSIRRNTYSIQGIDCIPFTLNHGQTIDTKEPVLSTAFLFHEHQTDGHVLICGDTESDLVSKTDSLLNIWTYLAENVPINNLKAIVLECSNTDEVDTSKLYGHLCPQHIIWELKRLIEVYDVKPENFSLHVILTHVKDIDSEEDPKITVLKQVNKRCKQQGLDKYNISFSMAIQGFTMIL, translated from the coding sequence ATGTCTACGTATCCTGGATGCTCATTTGAACTAACTATCTTAGGAAGCTGTGGGGGCCCCCTAAACAATCATACACAGagtttcttgatgaaaCGCGCAGGATCGAGTGAATCAGGATATATTTGCATTGATGCGGGGTCCGGACTAGCTGAGATCGCAGATATGATCTACGCACAGGAATACGGTAACACGTTCTTAGTCAAGAGTCTATACAAATCTAGTGCCGAAGACGTTTCACGATTTCTTGCACAAGGGGTACGGTGTACCATTGGGTTTGGTACACCAAGTGAAGTGTTCCTGAAGAAAAGCGCAGAGGCCCACAGCAGCATTATGAGGACCGCTTGTGAAATATTCTCCGAAGTTAGGGAATATTATATCACACATCCGCACCTCGATCATATGATGGGTCTAATACTCAATGCCCCATTAATTTACACCAAACTGGGATCCTATAAGAACGTTTATGGCACAGAACATACCATACAAGCGATAAAAGAACATATATTCAATGATAAGATTTGGCCCGATTTCACCACAGACAACACGATCAGATTAGAAGCACTAGAACCTTCGATTCGCAGGAATACCTATTCAATACAGGGCATTGATTGCATACCGTTTACGTTGAATCATGGTCAAACAATAGATACCAAAGAACCTGTACTGAGCACAGCGTTTCTATTCCATGAGCACCAAACTGATGGACATGTTCTGATTTGTGGTGACACTGAATCAGATCTTGTCTCCAAGACAGACTCTTTACTCAACATATGGACATATCTAGCAGAGAATGTACCCATTAATAACTTGAAGGCCATCGTACTTGAGTGTTCTAACACAGACGAAGTGGATACAAGCAAATTATACGGGCACTTGTGTCCTCAGCATATTATATGGGAATTGAAAAGGCTAATAGAGGTATACGATGTGAAGCCAGAGAATTTTAGCTTGCATGTGATTCTAACACATGTGAAGGATATCGATTCAGAAGAGGATCCCAAAATCACTGTGTTGAAACAGGTAAATAAAAGGTGCAAACAGCAAGGATTAGACAAATATAATATCAGTTTTTCCATGGCGATCCAAGGTTTTACaatgattctttga
- the RMD5 gene encoding ubiquitin-protein ligase RMD5 (similar to uniprot|Q12508 Saccharomyces cerevisiae YDR255C RMD5 Cytosolic protein required for sporulation also required for the ubiquitination of the gluconeogenetic enzyme fructose-1 6-bisphosphatase which is degraded rapidly after the switch from gluconeogenesis to glycolysis) has product MSTLLETLDQQWVNSRLYVDKDERRTQLGKCVEEVHDFKIQLKKLKAHLLKHGSSPQKRLVIREKLAKSHKNWDSSMKKSLNSSISTYRKFSKACVKPLNEFQLDSVYVNKINPQKLYYLDTAIFSHIARYYTNMAVGTTSDEMLKYLHSTYRIPRSIAMDYIEMANIVKEMRSGNLNTCIRWCQDNNLEVLHFQLHYLNAMSLLSENKPMECYLYIQTNLASTVSKSSQLRMARPVSALLAKIVIGDTIPASKVDAYLETCVECFTKQYCLQNKLPLHSALFLVVLSGVIGFQVFTKYEAIRKVSHVDWSTADELPFHVKLPPFLSNYHPIFICPVLKEETTKENPPYSLPCHHVLSKKSLDKLSKNGTCNFKCPYCPVMSTKVKTKRVSFMKLP; this is encoded by the coding sequence ATGTCGACTTTGCTAGAGACTTTAGATCAACAATGGGTCAATTCCAGATTATACGTTGATAAAGACGAGCGCAGGACCCAGCTTGGGAAAtgtgttgaagaagtgCACGACTTTAAGATccagttgaagaaattgaaagcGCATTTGCTGAAGCATGGATCAAGTCCACAGAAACGTCTTGTTATTAGGGAGAAACTAGCGAAATCTCATAAGAACTGGGATTCTTCCATGAAGAAATCCTTAAACTCTTCTATCAGCACTTACCGGAAGTTTTCAAAGGCGTGCGTCAAGCCCTTGAATGAGTTTCAATTGGATTCTGTTTATGTGAACAAGATAAACCCTCAGAAATTGTACTATTTGGATACGGCGATCTTTTCTCACATCGCAAGGTATTATACTAATATGGCTGTAGGAACCACGTCAGATGAAATGCTGAAGTATTTGCACTCTACGTATAGGATCCCCAGATCTATTGCAATGGATTATATAGAAATGGCCAACATTGTTAAAGAAATGAGATCAGGCAACTTGAATACCTGTATCCGATGGTGTCAGGATAATAACCTGGAAGTACTTCATTTCCAATTACATTACCTAAACGCGATGTCATTGTTGTCTGAAAATAAACCTATGGAGTGCTACTTGTATATACAGACGAACTTGGCGTCGACAGTGAGTAAAAGTTCTCAACTACGGATGGCTAGACCTGTGTCCGCATTGTTGGCTAAAATTGTCATTGGAGATACAATACCAGCCTCAAAAGTAGATGCATACTTGGAGACGTGCGTGGAGTGTTTCACGAAACAGTATTGTCTACAGAACAAACTTCCTTTACATTCAGCGTTATTCCTTGTCGTGCTAAGTGGGGTTATCGGTTTCCAAGTGTTCACTAAATATGAAGCCATTAGGAAAGTATCTCATGTGGACTGGTCCACTGCTGATGAATTACCGTTTCACGTCAAGCTGCCACCCTTCTTGTCGAACTATCACCCTATATTCATATGTCCggtattgaaagaagagactACGAAGGAAAACCCACCTTATTCTTTGCCCTGTCATCACGttctttccaagaaaagTCTGGATAAATTAAGCAAGAACGGGACTTGTAATTTCAAATGTCCTTATTGTCCAGTGATGTCGACTAAGgtgaaaacaaagagaGTGAGCTTTATGAAATTGCCATGA